The Sulfurospirillum deleyianum DSM 6946 nucleotide sequence CTTCCATCAATAAAACCGCACTATCAAGCAGCATAATATACGCTATATCTAAGGTCGCTTCCGTGGCAATAATCTGCCCCCTAAACCCCTCTTTAACGAGCTTTGGAACACGTCCTATGTGGTCTGTATGAGCATGGGTTAAAATCAAATAATCAATCTCTCTCGGATTAAACCCAAAAGGGTTATAGTTTTCTTGCCACAACTCCCCTTGAATCATTCCACAATCAATCAAAATTTTAATAGAGTGAATTTCGACTAAGTGACACGAACCTGTTACCATAGATGCGCCACCGTACGATGTTACGTTTGCCATTGTTTATCCTTTAATGTATAAACTTATCAATAACTTCTTTATACTTTTTCTCAATCACATGCCGTTTCTTTTTAAGCGTATTGGTTAGCTCTTCACCCACAGTAAACTCTTTTTCTAAAAAATGAATATTTTGAAGCTTTTCAAAGGGTTTAAAGCCTTGATTATAGTGCAATAAATCATTCATTTCACTTTTAATTTTTGTCACAATGTGTTTATCTTCCATCACCTGTTCAATCGTATTGACCGCTTTGCCAAAATGAACCGCTACATACTCTTTAAGTTTTTCAAAATCAGGAACAATCAACGCTCCCAATCCTTTTTTACTGTGCCCGACTAAAATCGCATCCTGAATAAAAGGTAACATAGAAAGCGTTGATTCGATGCGGGAAGGATCGACATTTTCGCCATTTGCCAAAACGATAATCTCTTTGGAACGCCCTGTAATAACCAGTTCTCCGTTGAGTGTCACTTTTCCCAAATCCCCTGTTTTAAAAAAACCCTCTTCACTAAAACTTTTGGTGTTCTCCTGAGGATTTTTATAATACCCTTGCATCACTTGCTCACCTTTGACCCAAATCTCGCCTATCTCTCCCGCTTCCAACGCTACACCCTCTTTGGAGACAATTTTAAGCATTGTCCCTTGCACGGGTAGCCCAAGGGTTGAAAAGGTGTTGCATTGAAGCGCACGTCCCGCAATTACAGGAGCGCATTCACTCATCCCATACGCATTAACAATGCGAATCCCTATCGCATCAATCCATGCATCTAAAAAATCAGGCAATGCCCCACCCCCACTCACGGCTAAACGAAGTCTTCCACCAAATTTTTCTTGCACAAGAGAGAGTTTTTTTTGTGCGAAAGCATGAAAGGGATAAAGCGCAAAACGGCTTACAAACGCAATGCTCTTATCTTTACATGTAAGAAAAGCAGAACGCTTTTGAAAACAGGGAAGTTCATCTTTTAAAATACGTTCTGCACGCTTATAAGCAACCGAAATTGCAATCAGTTTTTTAAAAATTTTTGCTTTTTTAGGGTCTGTTTTTTCGAGGGTTGTATTGATTTTAGTGTACATAGATTCCCACAGTCTAGGAACAGTGGCGACAATGGTTGGCTTATAGTGTTCCAAATCCGCCGCAAATGTTTTAATGGTTGAATAAACCGTACAGCACCCGCCAGAAAGCGCTACATACTCCGCAGCCCTCTCAAAAATATGCCACGAAGGTAAAATAGAAACCCACACATCAGCACTTTCAAGCGCAATGAGCGGAGGGATTTCACGGACATTGTACATGATATTTTGATGACTCAATGGCACACCTTTAGGTGTTCCTGTCGTGCCTGAGGTATAGATAATCGTAACGATATCTTCTGTATGCAAGGCTTCTTTACGTCTTTTAAACGCTTCAAGCTCATCTGTGTGAATGGTTCTGTCTTTTAAAATATCTTGATAAGAGTAAAGATTGTTCAAAAAAGAGTGTATATTAGGAGCTTCAACAACAAAGATAGCTTCTAAAGAAGTGGGTAAAATCGCCTCATAACGATGATACATCTCCTCATTTTCCACAATCAAAAACGATGCTTCTGAATGGTTAAGGATAAACTCTAACTCTTGTGCTGGGGTATCACATCCTCTAGGAATACCAATCGCCCCCAAAGAGACCAACGCTAAATCCGTAACCATCCACTCATAACGATTATCGCAAACAAACATGACTTTGGAGTGTTGTGTAATTTTTTTTGCCTTTAAAGCCCTAGTGAGAACTAAAACATCTTCAAAAAGTTTTTCGTAGGTAACCTCAAACTCTTTCTCGGCAATTTTATAGATAAAAGCTTTTTTCTCTTTATTTTCTTCATACGTTCTAAGCAGCATATGAAAAAGTGTCGTTTCATCAGAGCGCACACCTAATTCCTTCAATAAAAATCTTTCTTATTGTATCTAAAAGAGAGGATTAACGTGAGCGAAACGCCTTAACAACTAAGACTATCATCAAAATTTGTATTCCCAAAAGTAGCCAATGCAGATAATAAACTTGCGTTTGCTTCTCCATAATTTCACAGTATTCTAGTCCTTTGTAAAAAATATAAGAGAGAATCATTCCCGCCAAATACCCTTTTTGCTTCACCACATCCGCAAAAGAGAGTAAACGAGTACGTTTTAGCACTAGCGTTTCCATGCGCATTAAATAGTTTCCAAAGATAAAGGTCAGCTGATAAGCAATGTAAATGAACAAAACATTGGCGTACGCATAATCAAAGAGAAGAAAACTTATCACAATAAACAAAGAGAGAAGTTCAACGCCTAAACTAACCCCATAAAAAACGAGAAGATTCATCATCTTCTCGTACGCTTTAGCAACCAACAATAACCCGATGGCAAGCCCAATACCCCCCAATGAAAACACCGAAGGCTCAAGGGGTGTATAAAGCACAAAAACACTCCCCACCGCTAAACCAAAAAAAAGAGAGTTTAAAAGCTTATACCACAGGTAAAAACGTAGGTGCAGTTTCATTAGAATTTCGCCTGAACACCCGCATAATAACTGCGTTCTGGAGAGGCATAACCATAAACGCTCTGATAATAACGGTCAAAAAGATTATTCACTTTCACATAAACATCCACATCTTTGTTAACATGATAGGTAAGTTTTGTATTTGCAACAAAATAGTTTCCCGTCTCATTGCTTGAAGAATCTTCTCGTGAACCAATGTGTGTTCCATTTATATTCCATGCAATCTGCTTAATGGGTAAATAGGTCGCATACACGGTTGTTTGATAACGTGGTCGATTGACCAATCTATCGCCATCTTCATCTTTGGCATCAACATAGGTATAATTAGCCCCTGCTAAGAGAGAGTGAAACAACTGTTGTTCATAGGAAATTTCAATGCCTTTAAGCACAGATGTACCGTCAATATTTTTATTGTTCCATGTTGCACTATCCCAGCTAATCATATCTTCAATTTCATTTCTAAAAACATTAATTGTTAATCCAGCATACTGTAATCCTACGTTAAAACTTTGAATATTTTCAGGTTTTAAGTCTCCATTGCTATACATAAGTTCCCAAATATTGGGTATTTTATAAGCTGTTCCATAGTTTGTATAAATATTAAAATCATTGCTAAACAGATATTTTACACCAACTTTACCAGTCGTTTTATCATCAAAATCACTGTATTTATCGTAGCGAAGAGCCTCTGTTAAAATAACATTACCAAATTTGTTCGTATTGTTCATATAAAGTGCTTTGGAATTTTCATTTAATTCCTCTTTTGATTGTGCCACGTACTCAATATCAAGGTTACGTTTTTCATAGGTTCCCCCAAAAACAAGCGTTGCGTTGTCATAATATTTCCATGTATCTTTCATTTCTATGGACGGGACTTCTGCTTCATAATTTTTAACATCATAAGAGTTTGAAGCTTCTAATTCTTTTCTTTCAAAGGTACTTTTAGAGAGCGTTGTCTCTATGGCGTGATTCGCAATAAAATATTTATAGGTTAAATAGCCTGAACGCTGTTTTAAGTCACTATGCTGTGTGCTATTGGGGGCTAGATAACCATCATAACTGCTTAAAGCATTAATATCATGATACCCTGCTTCAATACGATTTGAATCGTTTAGCCAATACCCTGTTTTTAGGTTTATTGTTGTATTTCGATAGCTATCATCTTCGTAGTTATCAATATCTTTTCGCCAAGGTGCTTGTGCACTAAATCCATCTTCAACCACACGTTGAACAGAGAATATGGCGTCAAATGTATCGGTTTTATGTGAAAGAGAGGTATTAAAACTTTTATGCCCATAACTTCCTATCTCAACGCCCGCACTTCCATGTGTTCCTTTTGAAGCACTTTTAGTAATAATGTTAATCACACCTGCCGCAGCGTCCGCTCCCCACACACCACTTTGTGCTCCTTTAATCACTTCTATACGCTCAATATCACCCACCAAAAGGTTACTAAAATCAGCACCTGAGCTATTGCTAGGGTCATTATAACGAATGCCATCTACCAATAAAAGTGTATATTTATTTGCCATACCTTGCACAAAAATGCTTGAGAGTGTACCTTTTCCACCTTGAGAAGTAGTACTAATACCAGAAATGGTATTTAAAGCCTCAGTAACGGTTGAAATGCCTTTTTGAGAGAGTTCTTCGGAGGTGATAATGCTCACATTATCAGTCACATTGGTCGCACTGACCAGAGATTTAGAAGCGGTGTAAACTTCAGACTTTTGCGCTTTAATTTTTTTCGAGATAACCACAGCAGGCGTACGTGTCTCTTCAAGCACCTCTGATGTTTCCGATGAAGATTCTGCTTTGGGTGCATAGAGTTGCTTTTCCGTATCCAAAACACTTTGCCCTTCACTGGCAATCGCAATGGTCGTATTTAAAGCAAGAATAGCCGCCAAGCTAAAATACTTCCCTCGAAATCCTTTGAGTTTTTTCATAAATTCTCCTTAAAATTTGGGAGAACTATTCTATCCAAAAAGTAACCATTTTGATAATTTTTTGATACATTCTATTCTATAATGAAGGCTAATTTATCGTAGGATGTGCTGTGTTTTATTACTCTCGCTATACACTTACAACACTGATAACACTTGCTTGTGTAACAGGTTTTAGTTTGCTCTTTTATGACTCATTGGAATTAATCAATATTGCATTAATCCACTTTATTCCTATTATTGTCATTGCCCTTGAAGGGAATTATGCCAAAACAACTTTTGTGGCGTCACTGAGCGTTTTACTCTTTAATTATCTCTATGTTCCTCCTATTTTTACATTCAGTGTTTCTGATATGATTCACATTTGGACGTTTGGTATTTTTCTCTTTTTTGGCTCTGTCATTACATGGCAAGCTAAGAAAATTAAGCAAAATGAGATTAAGGAAATTTTGCTCAACACCCTTTCGCATGACCTCAAAACACCGCTCTCGTCTATTTTAGGCTCGATTACACTGCTCTTAGAAGACCAAAAGCTGAGCCAAGAGACACAAAAAACACTTCTAAACGACAT carries:
- a CDS encoding TonB-dependent receptor plug domain-containing protein — translated: MKKLKGFRGKYFSLAAILALNTTIAIASEGQSVLDTEKQLYAPKAESSSETSEVLEETRTPAVVISKKIKAQKSEVYTASKSLVSATNVTDNVSIITSEELSQKGISTVTEALNTISGISTTSQGGKGTLSSIFVQGMANKYTLLLVDGIRYNDPSNSSGADFSNLLVGDIERIEVIKGAQSGVWGADAAAGVINIITKSASKGTHGSAGVEIGSYGHKSFNTSLSHKTDTFDAIFSVQRVVEDGFSAQAPWRKDIDNYEDDSYRNTTINLKTGYWLNDSNRIEAGYHDINALSSYDGYLAPNSTQHSDLKQRSGYLTYKYFIANHAIETTLSKSTFERKELEASNSYDVKNYEAEVPSIEMKDTWKYYDNATLVFGGTYEKRNLDIEYVAQSKEELNENSKALYMNNTNKFGNVILTEALRYDKYSDFDDKTTGKVGVKYLFSNDFNIYTNYGTAYKIPNIWELMYSNGDLKPENIQSFNVGLQYAGLTINVFRNEIEDMISWDSATWNNKNIDGTSVLKGIEISYEQQLFHSLLAGANYTYVDAKDEDGDRLVNRPRYQTTVYATYLPIKQIAWNINGTHIGSREDSSSNETGNYFVANTKLTYHVNKDVDVYVKVNNLFDRYYQSVYGYASPERSYYAGVQAKF
- a CDS encoding AMP-dependent synthetase/ligase encodes the protein MKELGVRSDETTLFHMLLRTYEENKEKKAFIYKIAEKEFEVTYEKLFEDVLVLTRALKAKKITQHSKVMFVCDNRYEWMVTDLALVSLGAIGIPRGCDTPAQELEFILNHSEASFLIVENEEMYHRYEAILPTSLEAIFVVEAPNIHSFLNNLYSYQDILKDRTIHTDELEAFKRRKEALHTEDIVTIIYTSGTTGTPKGVPLSHQNIMYNVREIPPLIALESADVWVSILPSWHIFERAAEYVALSGGCCTVYSTIKTFAADLEHYKPTIVATVPRLWESMYTKINTTLEKTDPKKAKIFKKLIAISVAYKRAERILKDELPCFQKRSAFLTCKDKSIAFVSRFALYPFHAFAQKKLSLVQEKFGGRLRLAVSGGGALPDFLDAWIDAIGIRIVNAYGMSECAPVIAGRALQCNTFSTLGLPVQGTMLKIVSKEGVALEAGEIGEIWVKGEQVMQGYYKNPQENTKSFSEEGFFKTGDLGKVTLNGELVITGRSKEIIVLANGENVDPSRIESTLSMLPFIQDAILVGHSKKGLGALIVPDFEKLKEYVAVHFGKAVNTIEQVMEDKHIVTKIKSEMNDLLHYNQGFKPFEKLQNIHFLEKEFTVGEELTNTLKKKRHVIEKKYKEVIDKFIH